ACAGCTTTGTAGCTCttgattctgttttctcttctagTAAAGTTATTTATATGATAGCCTTATAACTTGACCAGCCAGCCTACACCATCaaatgtaaaaactattcttAATAACAATCTGCAAGCATTTAAAGCTTGTTGTCTAGCAATTTCTGAGCCAGATGGGCAACCTGCTTTTCCCCCATCTCTATAGCAATTCAAGAGGAGATTGCAGTCTTTAAACACTCTGTTTTAGTATTTCTTCTGAACCAGATAAGTTTTCTACAGCATTTGCATGTGGGATAGAGAAGATAATGGATTGCCATTTTGAAATAATGGAAGGCACCTATTTTTTAATGATCAAATGGGGAGTATTTGGCTTTCCGTATAGGATAACACAAGTTaccttttcactctcatttttttttcccaatttcccACCAGGAGCAGTTACCCATGACCCCCCTCAGGATTCCGTTCCTGTCAGTTCAGTCTCTCTTATCCCACCACCTCCGCCTCCGAAAAATGTTGCCCGCCTTTTGGCGCTAGCATTAGCTGAGTCTGCACAGCAAGCCTCCACTCAGTCATTGAAGAGACCAGGGACTGCCCAGGCTGCTCACTCAGATTATGGAGATGTAGCAGTGGCTGCAACTGAAGATAAACTGCCTAGTTCCTACATTAGTGGTACTCTAGATAAAGCCTATTTCCAAACTGATAGGCCAGCAGAGCAGTTCTACCCCCAGAACAGTATGTCTGGGAACTGTGACCAGCCCATTCTAGAAACAGCAGCTACTGGGAGCCATATTCATTCCAATGCAGCTGAATCTGGGGAAGAGCTCCACCAGGCAGACTTACCAGGAAATCAGCCACACCGAACCTATTTATCTGGGGACCCAGAAAGGGCCAGAATCACTTCCGTTTTTTTAACTGACTCAAAGTCTGGCGATCACATAAGTTTCCCTGCCGACCAGCCTGGGAAGACCAGTGCGCCAGCTGTCTCCTTTGTGGATCAGGACCAGTCTCAACTTCATCTCCACAGTGATGATCAGCCTCCTTCTTATCTCGGGGCAAGTGTGGACAAGCCCCGTCACCCTTCAGAACTTGCAGACAAATTCCCCACACCTTCTAGTTTGTTGAGGGACAAAATCTACCCTCCTTCTGGGTCCCCTGAAGAGAATACCAGCACAGCCACCATGACTTACATGACAACTGCTCCAGTAACAGCTGAAATTAGCACCAGGGAAGCCAGCTGGGATGTGCTTGAACAACCCACCCCTGCTGATTTTGCCGCCTCCACCCTTCAGCGCACGCACAGAACTAATcgtcccctccccccacctcctgcccagaGATCAGCAGACCAGCTGCCTGCCATGGGGCAGGTACAAGCAGCAGCCAGTGTAGGACTAAGTAATTCCCACAAGGTAAGAACGGGAGGAAATCGGTGAGAATGAAATGTACCTTTTCCAAAGGTATGTTACTTTTCATCAGGGCATGCTGTTGTCTTTGAGTCAGATAAGACGTTTGCTTTTAAGTCCTGTGGTGGGTTTCTATGGAACATTTCCCATTTCAGGTTGGAATCTGCCTTTACTTAGATGCTGGTTTTTCTCTGAGAAAAGGAGCAGTTACTCAATGACTGTAGTTTAGCTATACCTGCTACCTTTTCTTCTGAAAGCATCTAGGTAGTTTCTTCATAACAATACAAAGAGATCGTGCTCTAATGAGTCAAACTGGGCTTTAAATgtcagggttgtttttttttccagctccATCAGTGACTcattgtgactttgggcaagtcatttaaccatCCTCTGCTAATGATTCACATATGCACAATGAAAATGCTTCATTCTCAAGATATTTGTGACTTGTAGACTTTTTAGACATGTAAAAGATTATAGTCATGGATTGCCATTTTGAAATTTGTAAGGCACTTAAAGgactttttgttattttctcaacATTAGCCAACAGATTGTTCTATAGTCAAGCAGTTTTGCTGAGAGAATGTTATATGCAAAATGCTAAGGTTTCTTCCtaattttcttacatttaaaaaaaatgcgaccagttttttttaacttaaaggaCTTCAGAATCTAGCCTTTAGGGGAGGATACTATTTCTGGCAGCTGCTTCCAAGGATAGCATATTTGCAGTATTGCTGTGAGGATCATGTTTGGCCTCTGCTGCCATAGCCCAGGATGGGGTAGAAGGGAGGGCAGAGATGGTAACTGGTTGAGTTGAATGCCACCTTTGACAGGCACTTTATTCGCCTTCCCTAGATTTTGGGGCTTAAAACTGTTCACCGTTGTACAGCTGTGAGTCACTTCAAAGATCTCTCTAGATTGAATTAACTCGTTGTGTTAAGCATAAGGCTGTCAGTGTGGAGACCAAGCCAGATGGATAGACTAGGTACACATTTTTAAGCTTGACTGTAATTTGACTAAACCTCTGTTTTGCTCTGCATATAAAGATTATGTCTTAGGCAGTTTCATCTCGCATTTGAAACCTATCATAAATTAGGACAGTTCACCAAAGATGGTGGTATCTATTACACCAGATAGCAATGTAGGCCTTCTATTCCTGGCAGTGGGGACAGGTTGGCCTACTGTCCCGTGCAGTGCGACCACATGCCTTAGGAAATTTCAAACTGCTATCCAAATAGCATCAACTTGTGTGTTACAGATTTAATAATGTTTGATTCCATAGAGGGCAGCataaaaaacaaactcataatATTGCCTTCTTTCAATAGGTTCAAGGAGTAGTTCCAGCTCCAGAGAGGCCACCTGAGCCCAGAGCCATGGATGACCCTTTGCCTGTCCTTGTCAGTGATGGCAGTGGAGCTGCTCAGTGTCCCgcctctgctcctgccctccATCCAAGCTTTCCTGAAAAGATGTGGGAGGGTGCCAGGGCTCCACCACTGCCCCTGCGTGCTGAGTCTGTCCCCGTGTACCCCTCCTGTGGCTTCACGGCACCAGTTCCCCCAACCAGGACCATGGAGAGTAAACTTGCCACTGCCATACATGCTGGCAGCTCAGAGGTGGCCAGCACTTCGGGCTGTCGCCCCTTCCTCACCATGTCCTCAGCCTCTGTGGATGAAGTCTTGCCTTTACCACTTCCTGTTCCACAACCTAAGCATGCTTCTCAGAAAACCACTTACTCTACCTTCGCTAGACCTGATGTCACCGCTGAACCCTTTGGTCCAGAAAACTGTTTCCATTTCAGTATGACCCCAAACTGCCAGTACCGTCCCCAGAGTGTACCTCCACATCACAATAAATTGGAGCAACACCAAGTGTATGGTTCCCGATCAGAGCCACCAGCCTCCGTGGGTCCTCGTTATAACACATACGTGGCCCCAGGAAGAAGTGTATCCGGACACCACTCCCAGCCATGCAGCCAGGTTGAGTATGTATCTTCTTTGAGCTCCTCTGTTAGGAGTAGTTGTTATCCTGAAGATATTCCACCGTACCCTACCATCCGGAGGGTTCAGTCTCTTCACGCCCCTCCGTCTTCCATGATTCGCTCTGTTCCCATTTCACGGACGGAAGTTCCTCCAGATGATGAACCATCCTACTGCCCAAGACCCCTGTACCAGTATAAGCCCTATCAGTCCTCGCAGGCCCGCTCAGATTACCATGTCACTCAGCTTCAGCCTTACTTTGAGAATGGCCGGGTCCACTACCGGTACAGCCCGTATTCCAGTTCCAGTTCCTATTACAGCCCCGACGGGACCTTGTGCGATGTGGATGCCTATAGCACGGTACAGCTGAGGCCCCTCCACCGCCCGCCCAGTCGCGATGTTGCTTTCTACAATCCTAGGCTGCAAGGGAAGAGCGTATACAGCTACGCTGGTTTGCTTCCACGTCCCCGGGCCAATATGACTGGCTATTTCTCTGGTAATGACCATAATGGAGCCAACATGCCTCCAGCCACTGATGTAAAGCACACTTACACCTCATGGGATCTTGAGGACATGGAAAAATACCGCATGCAGTCCATCCGGAGAGAGAGCCGTGCTCGGCAGAAGGTGAAAGGGCCTGTTATGTCACAGTATGATAATATGACCCCGGCTCTGCAAGAGGACTTGGGGGGGCTCTATGTCATCCACCTACGTAGTAAATCAGatcctgggaaaactggacttCTTGCAGtggcagagggaaaggaagggcGGCACCCAGCCAAGGCCATCAGTCCTGAGGGAGATGACCGCTTCTATAGGAAGCATCCAGAGCCAGAGCTGGATAGAGCCCACCCTCGCGGAGGATATGGCAATGGACAGTCAGACAAACCATCTCTCCCCCAGAAGCAAAGTAGCCTCAGGAACAGGAAGCTTCATGACATGGGTTGTAGCCTCCCTGAGCACAGGGCACATCAGGAAGCAAGCCATAGGCAATTGTGTGAGTCAAAGAATGGGCCCCCTTACCCCCAGGGGGCTGGCCAGTTAGATTATGGGCCCAAAGGGATTCCAGACCCTTCTGAGCAAGTAGGCCACCATAACTCTGGAGGGAAGTACGTTACATCAGGGCAGGAGTCTTTAAGACTGAACCACAAAGAGGTAAGGCTCTCCAAAGAGCTGGAGAGGCCTCGGGCTAGGCAACCTCCTGCCCAAGAGAAGCACTCCAGAGACTGCTACAAGGAGGAGGGGCACCTCACTCAGTCGGTAGTCCCACCCCCTAAACCAGAGAGGAGTCATAGCCTGAAACTCCATCACACTCAGAAcctggacagggaccccagtgtgCTGTACCAATACCAAACACACGGCAAGCGCCAGAGCAGCATGACTATGGTGCCCCAGTATGATAACCTGGAGGGTtaccactccccaccccaacacCAGCGGGGTGGCTTTGGAGGAGGAGCAATGGGGACATACGTGCCCTCTGGCTTTCCCCATCCACAAAACAGGACATATGCCACAGCTCTGGGTCAGGGGGCCTTCCTGCCCACAGAGTTGTCCTTGCAGCATCCTGAAACACAGATCCACGCAGAATGAGCCCTGGGAGCAATAGAGATGAAGCAGCCTCTGCTGGACAGTggactgttctattttttttcagtaaccaaaaacatttaaaaaaaaaagctacaaaacttcaaccacattaaaaaaaataagaaaaacaaatcaccatctctttccccttccctgcTTAACTGCCACCTCTTCCATCTATAAACTGTCATTTTTGTCACTAAAAGAGATCTGAACGATTGTGAAGCACTGTGTTGAAAACCTAGTAGAGAAATTTATCACAGACCGTACTTGCCACATAGGGCTAATTTGTAACAGCCTGAGGACTGCCTTTAACTGACTTTGAATTTAGCTTTGTCCCTCTTGGTATTTGTTGCACAGCTCAGAGCCAGTCTGTCCGTCTCCTGGTGGGCGTTTGCCTTTTCTGCCTTGTTCCTACTTAGCTTCCTAGGAGCCGTGCAGCTAAACCAGGTGGACACCCAGTTTTGCTCACTTCATCCTCCCTGTCTTAGAAGGATCTTGGGTGTTaaaatagaatggagaaaaacTTTTCTGATCCTTCAGATAAGTCCATCAGaaaattagcaaatattttaacTAAACATAAAGGAATTAAGACTTTGAACATGTAATAAATGGTCATTATAAAATGTTAGATCATTAGACCCAGGCTGAACCATgttctttacattctttttttttcatagttgtTCTTCACACTTCAGTGAGGCATATATCCCTGTAGAAGGGATGTTTTAAAGTTGCAGTTAAAGAGATTTCTTATGTGGAAACCAGTAAACTTTGTTAGCACCAGAAAAATGATATCAGTACTTCTAATGTGTTGCCTGCCTTCAGGTATTTTTTTCAGTAATATCTGCTAAGTTATAATTCTAGTAAAACATCTCACTTAATTTGTTTTCCTAAAGCAACttttcattgaaaagaaaaaaacagaatagttTGACTAGATAAACACATACAAGTTGTCACAGTTATAAATTCACATGCTAATTTGTTTCTAAACCAGTGTAGAAGTTTCCTTGAAATTCAACTTAAAGTATGTGAATTATCTGCTAGTAAACTGCAAGCCCTTGCAGTAACCACTTAGTGCACAGCCTGTTTTACCAGTTGGAATTCTTGGCAATTACCATTTATGCCCTAAGGAGTTAATGTACTGTTCGTTCACTCTGTACTTGCGCGATCACAGTCTTACTGTAATTGCCATTTACACCAGCATTTCAGGTATAGTTCCTGTAACTCTGTAGACATGTTAAACATGTTTAATACCCAGGACTTTCTTTTGAAAGTTGCATTCCTGATTAAAGTAGGAGTACACACCTGTCTAGCTCAACTCCATTCCATtttcccatcccaccccaccaTTTACACCAGACTAGCAAGGCAGTCCTGTATTCACAAAACAAGTTTAGATTGTCATTTCATTCCATAACTCTTAATAATACTTGAGTTTTATACATTCACGTTTTAAATGCTCAGTGTATAGAAGACAACAGAATTGCATTCCATTTACTGGATGATTGTTgctctggctttttaaaatttggaattaaCTTTTATTTAGAGCAATGAAAGAAATCTTCTAAGAGGCTAAATTCATGCTGCTATTATTGCTGTGAAAATGTGTAAAGATTAGGATTCTTCATGCcagcttttttatttcaaaaaagttgtgtgatttcattttaagggtttatatttagaaaaagaaataaagttttaagaataacacatttatttatatgtggaaatACTCTAAGGTTTTCTTTTGTTCCCCCAGAACTGATCAGAGGAATTAAATAAAGATATTGCTGAAAATCCTGAAATATTAATATGTGAAAAGGTCTGTGGAAATTTAAGCCTCTATGTTAAAAGTGCAGACCCAACTGGTACATAGTGACAATATTAGGAACCCTGATAGGAATTTCCATTTAGCACACAGGCGCATTGGGTGCTATATACAGGAGTTGATCTTTGGTGAATATGcaacacttaaatttttttttttttaaccataaccATCCTTTTGTCAAGTAGGCAACACATTGCCCCTTTGAGATCACATAAGCCCTGTAAGTCCTCACCAGCACCATGGAAACTACAAAGAGGGGCTGGTGTGACCAGGAGATACAAATTGCTTTAGTAACTGAGGGCCCAAAAGGAAGTGGCTGAAAAAGTCCTGTAAAGTCCTGTCCAGTTTGATAGTTGTGGGTTTATTGTCACGCACATTGTTTACTCCAGAAACCaatgtctgttttttaaatactAAGGTTAATTCCTCAAAGCAATTACTTTAGTAATGTCCTATTGGCTTAGAAATATCAGGTCAATATTTTGAATGCAGAATGATGATTCAAATTATGACTGGTATAATTGTGAAACACAACCTTTAGGTAACGTCTAGAGTTCTTTTGCTTAGTGTACGTAGATACAGCCTTAACTTTGGATTCAGTATTTGAAGGACTTTTCCTGTATCTTTCCCTTTCTGATATCATAGGGTAGACAATGGATGGCAGGTCACTGTGAGCCAGGTTACCTCAGCATAGTTCACTTGTGTGTGACTTCACAAATAGAGTGATTAAGTATTATTGCTTTCAAATTTTGAGGTGGAGCATTGTGGTCAAGGAAATGGAGCTGCCTTATGCATTAAACCCATAATTTAATTCTATTGGCATTTTCATTGCCATGTCTCCAAATTTTTTGGCAAAATTCTGATGCCACAGTTTGGTTTGATTGAAATTAATATTCCCTGGATGTCTGGCCAGAAACTTTGTTAACAGCCCCAGAGGTGCCATGTTCTTATCAATAAATTTCATCTGAGCCTTATTGCTTACTGTATTCAGTTTCCTTTTAAACATGCAAGTTCCTGGGATGATCCCAAGGATAGGGCCTGTACATTTTTATAAtggaaaaggattttttttaaagttagggTCAGGTTGAAAAATTCTAGGACTAGCTCTGTAAAAAAGAAGAGGGACCGTTAATGTGAGTAGGGCTATGAATAGGTTACCACATCTGAAATAGCAATAGATGCATATGATGTAAATTTGAAATTTGCCCCTTTCATTGGAAAAGGAGTCTGCAAAGTCCATGTACCTGTTCCCAGCCCTGTCGATCATCTATTCAATATTTGGCAAAGTATTGTCTGAGCAGTGTGtatagggaaatacaaatgaaagcaGACAGTATGTCGGAAAATGACTAACAAGTGGCTAGAGGCATGTGATTTTTCAGTACTGTGTGTGACAGAAACATCAGGAGTAGTATATTAACTGTGCGAGATAATGTCGGTGTGCACAAAGGGTCTTTTTTACTTTTCCGATTAGTACTATTAGTGTTCAGAGAATAAAAATGGTTGTTTTACAGTTTAGATTCTAAGGTAGCAAAACCTGATTTTTCAACCATGACCTGCATGAGAGAAGCATCCTAGGAAGTCTTAGAACATACTTTTGAGTTCTTAACTTTAATTTATAtagtgttttttatgttttaatatttttgtgaacTGGTGTAAATTGTTAATGCATATAAGCTTGTGTATTTTTGTAAATAGTTTTGTGATTTATTTCTCAACccatatgtaaatatttagaGTCTCATTTCTTCAAAACTTATTTGAAGCTGAGTTGtgggtttggggttttgtttgtttgttttgattgggggtggggggagagaaggGATTTTTGTAC
This portion of the Manis javanica isolate MJ-LG chromosome 6, MJ_LKY, whole genome shotgun sequence genome encodes:
- the ARHGAP32 gene encoding rho GTPase-activating protein 32 isoform X2 — encoded protein: METESESSTSGDDSVFWLDSEVVTQMTDSEEGERGENFRKMKSSVHSEEDDFVPELHRNVHPRERPDWEETLSAMARGADVPEIPGDLSLKTCGSTASMKVKHVKKLPFTKGHFPKMAECAHFHYENVEFGSIQLSLSEEQNEVTKNGCESKELVYLVHIACQGKSWIVKRSYEDFRVLDKHLHLCIYDRRFSQLSELPRSDSLKDSPESVTQMLIAYLSRLSTIAGNKINCGPALTWMEIDNRGNHLLVHEESSINTPAVGAAHVIKRYTARAPDELTLEVGDIVSVIDMPPKVLSTWWRGKHGFQVGLFPGHCVELINQKVPQSVTNSVPKPVSKKHGKLITFLRTFMKSRPTKQKLKQRGILKERVFGCDLGEHLLNSGFEVPQVLQSCTAFIERYGIVDGIYRLSGVASNIQRLRHEFDSEHVPDLTKEPYVQDIHSVGSLCKLYFRELPNPLLTYQLYEKFSDAVSAATDEERLIKIHDVIQQLPPPHYRTLEFLMRHLSLLADYCSITNMHAKNLAIVWAPNLLRSKQIESACFSGTAAFMEVRIQSVVVEFILNHVDVLFSGRISAVIQEAAASLSRPKSLLVSSPSTKLLTLEEAQARTQAQATSPLMTENKYIEVGEGPAALQGKFHTIIEFPLERRRPQNKMKKSPVGSWRSFFNLGKSSSVSKRKLQRNESEPSEMKAMALKGGRAEGTLRSAKSEESLTSLHAVDGDSKLFRPRRPRSSSDALSASFNGEMLGNRCNSYDNLPHGNESEEEVGLLHIPALMSPHSAEDVDLSPPDIGVASLDFDPMSFQCSPPKAESECLESGASFLDSLGYSKDKPSANKKDTDAGGSQSQTPGSTASSEPVSPLQEKLSPFFTLDLSPTEEKSSKPSSFTEKVVYAFSPKIGRKLSKSPSMNISEPISVTLPIRVSEVIGTVSNTAAQNLPSPAWNKSVEESDVINRSPTQVVKMKTNEREAQQGCESEVQPLDQVAAAEVESPGKEEQSVSSSESKAVPSGQTQTGAVTHDPPQDSVPVSSVSLIPPPPPPKNVARLLALALAESAQQASTQSLKRPGTAQAAHSDYGDVAVAATEDKLPSSYISGTLDKAYFQTDRPAEQFYPQNSMSGNCDQPILETAATGSHIHSNAAESGEELHQADLPGNQPHRTYLSGDPERARITSVFLTDSKSGDHISFPADQPGKTSAPAVSFVDQDQSQLHLHSDDQPPSYLGASVDKPRHPSELADKFPTPSSLLRDKIYPPSGSPEENTSTATMTYMTTAPVTAEISTREASWDVLEQPTPADFAASTLQRTHRTNRPLPPPPAQRSADQLPAMGQVQAAASVGLSNSHKVQGVVPAPERPPEPRAMDDPLPVLVSDGSGAAQCPASAPALHPSFPEKMWEGARAPPLPLRAESVPVYPSCGFTAPVPPTRTMESKLATAIHAGSSEVASTSGCRPFLTMSSASVDEVLPLPLPVPQPKHASQKTTYSTFARPDVTAEPFGPENCFHFSMTPNCQYRPQSVPPHHNKLEQHQVYGSRSEPPASVGPRYNTYVAPGRSVSGHHSQPCSQVEYVSSLSSSVRSSCYPEDIPPYPTIRRVQSLHAPPSSMIRSVPISRTEVPPDDEPSYCPRPLYQYKPYQSSQARSDYHVTQLQPYFENGRVHYRYSPYSSSSSYYSPDGTLCDVDAYSTVQLRPLHRPPSRDVAFYNPRLQGKSVYSYAGLLPRPRANMTGYFSGNDHNGANMPPATDVKHTYTSWDLEDMEKYRMQSIRRESRARQKVKGPVMSQYDNMTPALQEDLGGLYVIHLRSKSDPGKTGLLAVAEGKEGRHPAKAISPEGDDRFYRKHPEPELDRAHPRGGYGNGQSDKPSLPQKQSSLRNRKLHDMGCSLPEHRAHQEASHRQLCESKNGPPYPQGAGQLDYGPKGIPDPSEQVGHHNSGGKYVTSGQESLRLNHKEVRLSKELERPRARQPPAQEKHSRDCYKEEGHLTQSVVPPPKPERSHSLKLHHTQNLDRDPSVLYQYQTHGKRQSSMTMVPQYDNLEGYHSPPQHQRGGFGGGAMGTYVPSGFPHPQNRTYATALGQGAFLPTELSLQHPETQIHAE